The following are encoded together in the Salvia hispanica cultivar TCC Black 2014 chromosome 6, UniMelb_Shisp_WGS_1.0, whole genome shotgun sequence genome:
- the LOC125195438 gene encoding putative F-box protein At1g33530, whose translation MTLSIRNIVRCKCVCKSWRDLIKEDDEFATSCTPKPCLAFVHENEGFNICNEACEPHFQFDLPPPYSQYPTHEHHRRVVIDSTSGLLLVWDGVRIDCSALFICNPMTLEFVELPPLPTSRCIFGFGVSNLNRKFKILCCELSGSCHVYTLGGEGAWRSIDAPPSRLRLSVLVSRDTAAFLNGNLHWLAIGENYLFICCFNLETELFSCFSLPHGEDSGSNDGKLQLRVLEDRLCLCSNLFSDNRIVIWRMNDYGNDKAWVEFLSSPKMIERLRVC comes from the exons ATGACACTCTCGATTAGGAACATTGTGAGGTGCAAGTGTGTTTGCAAATCATGGCGTGATCTGATAAAAGAGGATGATGAGTTTGCAACATCGTGTACTCCGAAACCATGCCTGGCTTTCGTCCATGAAAACGAGGGGTTCAATATCTGCAATGAGGCATGCGAGCCACATTTCCAATTCGATTTGCCTCCTCCCTATAGTCAATATCCAACTCATGAGCATCACCGACGAGTTGTAATTGATTCGACTAGTGGTTTGCTTTTGGTGTGGGATGGAGTTCGTATCGATTGTAGTGCTCTTTTCATATGCAATCCAATGACTCTTGAATTTGTCGAGCTTCCTCCACTGCCTACCAGCAGATGcatatttggatttggagtgaGTAATTTAAATCGgaaatttaagattttatgTTGTGAGCTATCTGGGTCTTGTCATGTATACACTCTAGGAGGAGAAGGGGCGTGGAGAAGCATCGATGCACCACCCAGCAGGCTGCGCCTGTCTGTTTTGGTATCACGTGATACTGCTGCATTTCTAAATGGAAATCTTCACTGGCTTGCAATCGGggagaattatttatttatttgttgctTTAATCTTGAAACCGAACTTTTCTCCTGTTTTTCACTTCCTCATGGCGAAGATTCTGGATCCAATGATGGAAAGCTGCAGCTGCGTGTTTTGGAGGACAGACTATGTCTATGcagtaatttattttctgatAATCGAATTGTTATTTGGCGGATGAACGACTATGGAAATGATAAAGCTTGG GTCGAGTTTTTATCTTCCCCGAAGATGATAGAGCGTCTCCGTGTCTGTTAA
- the LOC125196752 gene encoding WRKY transcription factor 71-like: MSEDFTDFIYRPPFQDDHRRTTAFTNSGSHSSAFDDHSSLLINNNMEMFDPTFAEFLHGSNDHTSFSTAVDDQRIPAPATPNSSISSSSAEAAAGDEESNKGKKEAKETLEDESPKKDSKAKKKGEKKQRQPRFAFMTKSEVDHLEDGYRWRKYGQKAVKNSPYPRSYYRCTTQKCPVKKRVERSYEDPSIVITTYEGQHNHHVPATLRGNAAALFAPSMMAPPLIPLEGQGYPQEFLLQVPHLYGGGSNNMFHQQNFSSLYQQQQLHQFVDYGLLQDIIPPVYPKEET, translated from the exons ATGTCGGAAGATTTCACAGATTTCATCTACCGGCCACCATTTCAAGATGATCATCGCCGCACCACCGCCTTCACAAACTCCGGCAGCCATTCCTCCGCCTTCGACGATCATTCCTCACTACTCATCAACAACAATATGGAAATGTTCGATCCTACCTTTGCTGAATTTCTTCACGGATCAAACGATCACACCTCATTCTCCACCGCCGTAGACGATCAGCGGATACCGGCGCCAGCCACGCCGAACTCCTCGATTTCGTCGTCATCGGCCGAGGCGGCCGCGGGCGATGAAGAGTCGAATAAGGGTAAGAAGGAAGCGAAGGAAACCCTTGAAGATGAAAGCCCCAAGAAAGA CTCGAAGGCGAAGAAGAAAGGAGAGAAGAAGCAAAGGCAGCCAAGATTTGCTTTCATGACCAAGAGTGAAGTTGATCATCTAGAAGATGGGTATAGATGGAGAAAATATGGACAAAAGGCTGTCAAAAATAGCCCTTATCCAAG AAGCTACTACCGGTGCACGACACAGAAATGCCCAGTGAAGAAACGCGTGGAGAGATCCTACGAAGACCCTTCAATCGTCATCACAACTTACGAAGGGCAACACAACCACCATGTGCCGGCGACCCTCCGTGGAAATGCGGCTGCATTGTTTGCCCCCTCAATGATGGCTCCGCCGTTGATCCCATTGGAAGGCCAAGGCTACCCTCAAGAGTTCTTGCTTCAAGTGCCTCACCTATACGGCGGCGGCAGCAACAATATGTTTCATCAACAGAATTTTAGTAGCCTGTATCAGCAGCAACAACTCCACCAGTTTGTTGACTATGGACTACTGCAAGATATAATTCCTCCAGTTTACCCTAAAGAGGAGACATGA